DNA from Calypte anna isolate BGI_N300 chromosome 6, bCalAnn1_v1.p, whole genome shotgun sequence:
CAGGTGATGCCATGGTGGAGACGATGACGGGTGGCCCCGTGCGCCGGCTGAGCTTCGCATAGggggggagctgggcagggaaaaCGGGTCCGGTGGGTGCCAGGCTGCCATCCCCGGGCAAACCTCCCCGTCGGAGGAGCTGTGGGCTGCCATgtgggctgggtgctggtgaCGCCgctgctgctgtcctctccCTCTTCATCAGCTCCATGGGGACAGTGTAGGTGGTGGAGTAGGCGGTCTTGGGGCTGACGTGCGGGTTGGCCGCCATCATGGGAGTGCCGGCCGGAGCCGAGTAGGCAGAGGCTGGACGGGAGTGCGTGGTGCAAGGCAGAGGGGTGTTGTACCCAGAGCCAGGGAGGAAGGGTGGTCCCTGAGCAGCCCCCGCCGAGGCAGGGTAGGCAGTGGTCTCCAGCAGGTGCTGGGTCGGGGCGCTGGAGGGCCGGCGGTGGATCTCTCCTGCTCGCGGGGAGACGGGCTGCAGTGGAGGCGGGGGTTGTGGGGCACCGGGGCCGTCCGTGGTGGGTCCCAAGCCCAGGGGTGCCCCGTAGTCACCCATCAGCTCGCTGCGGTGGCTGAAGCTGTTGGAGCGGGTCCTGGGGCGCAGCGCCCCGCTCCTCCGCTCCTGCCTCTGGAGCTGCATTTCTGCCTTGTAGTTGTGGGCGATGCGGGAGAGCACGCGGGCCTGCCCCAGGTTGGGAGCCACTGACTTGATGTCGTTCTCCTCCatcatggccagcaggttgggGGAGTCGAAGCCCTGTTGTAGAAGGGCAGTGAAGGTGCTCTCCGAGACGCCCTCGGCTCGCAGCAGAGCCACAAACTCGGGGTCAAAGCTTCTTTTCACCTCTGGCCCAGGGAAGGCGGGGGGTGCAGGTGGGTGGGAAGGGGTCACCGCCGCCGCCTCATAGCTGTCGTAGGGGCCTTTGGTGCCGGTGCTCTCCCGGCCTGGCCCATACCCACCGCTGGTGCCGCTGGTGGGGTCGACCACCAAGCAGGTGGGTGCAGCCTGCCTGCCCCCCGCCATCTCGGGGGGCCGCTCTGCCCCGTCACCGTAGCCTTGCCTGCTGGGAAAGGCGGGTGGCTCAGCTGCGTACCGCTGCCCAGGGCCTTCCCCACCGTAGCGCACCGGGGAGACGTCTCTGCTGCGCATCCGCTGCCCGTCCGGGGCCATCTTGGGGTCCCGGTAGAGGCGAGCGGCCTCCGGCGGGGCGGGCATGCGGCCCGGGGCCTGGTCCCAGGACATGCGGTTGCCGGGCACCCCGTAGCTCATCAGTGGCCTGCTCGCCACATGGTCGCGGTAGCAGCGAGGGTCCTTGGGTGACCTGGCAGCCAGGGACGGGTCACTGTAGTAatcctggggcagcagggagccCCGGCCTGCCATGGCTGCCTGCCGGTCGCTGTAGACGAAGTCGGGGATGGATCCCTTCCTGATGGGCCCAGGGGTGAAGGCTGCATCGTGGTACGGGTACACCTCCTGCTTCAGCTCCGCACCGCCCTGCAAGATGATATCGTTGGCTCGGGGAGGCTCGTACCACCCGCCCTCGCTGCCGTAGGTCAGGGAGCTCCTCCGGCCCGGCGGCCTCTGGTACTCGAAGGGGTTGTCATTCTCCCAGTTGCCTTCGTACCAGCCGGCAGCGTCCCAGCTCTGCGAGCGGCCGATGTTGGGGTGCTTGTTGGGGATGGGCATCACCGCCAGGCCGCTCGGTCCCGCCGAAACAGAGGAGGCACCTTCCTTCTCACCGCTTCACCGGCGTGCATCCAAACCGGACCGACTGCTCTGCCCGAGCCCTCCCGGGACTCCAGAAACCACCGCTCTGTGGTTTTACCTTTCCAAGCGTCGCCTGAATTATTAATTCTCTGAAAGCTGAGGAGGCACAGGCGTGTGGCGGCCGCTGCCTCCCGCTCTCACACCCTGGGTCGGTGGAGGCAGAGACCCTTCCCGCTCAGCCCAGATGCTTTATCCTCTGCCGCTGGGGACGGCGTGCACATGGACAACTGCCCGAGCAGTGTGTGGGGATTAGGAGCTAAATAAAACCACTAAAGCCCTCGCTCCATGTGACATCATTTTAGCCCGATGCAACCTCCTGCTCCTGAGCCATGCAATTTCTCCCTGGGGAATGAGTACTTCCCCTCCccattatatatatttttttaatgtgttgtttTTTAACACGTGTTTCGACCGTTTTCAGGTCTCCTTCCTCGCTAGCTCAGGGCTCCAGTCCACGGTAGCACCCACCAGGAATTGAGAGCAAGATCAGGAAATGTGCACGTAGCCTCTCGTTCCCCACACACGCACATGtgcaaataaaacagaaagcttCAGTGTCAGCTCAATCTTAATCCACCCTGATGAAATGCTAATCCCCTGCACACAGCTAAGGACAAATTAAATGGGAACAGGCAGGcaggcctgaaaaaaaaaggccaatGCAGGATATTCGAGAATAcaagagagattaaaaaattaGCCAGGTATCTGTTTAACACT
Protein-coding regions in this window:
- the CTBP2 gene encoding C-terminal-binding protein 2 isoform X1, translated to MPIPNKHPNIGRSQSWDAAGWYEGNWENDNPFEYQRPPGRRSSLTYGSEGGWYEPPRANDIILQGGAELKQEVYPYHDAAFTPGPIRKGSIPDFVYSDRQAAMAGRGSLLPQDYYSDPSLAARSPKDPRCYRDHVASRPLMSYGVPGNRMSWDQAPGRMPAPPEAARLYRDPKMAPDGQRMRSRDVSPVRYGGEGPGQRYAAEPPAFPSRQGYGDGAERPPEMAGGRQAAPTCLVVDPTSGTSGGYGPGRESTGTKGPYDSYEAAAVTPSHPPAPPAFPGPEVKRSFDPEFVALLRAEGVSESTFTALLQQGFDSPNLLAMMEENDIKSVAPNLGQARVLSRIAHNYKAEMQLQRQERRSGALRPRTRSNSFSHRSELMGDYGAPLGLGPTTDGPGAPQPPPPLQPVSPRAGEIHRRPSSAPTQHLLETTAYPASAGAAQGPPFLPGSGYNTPLPCTTHSRPASAYSAPAGTPMMAANPHVSPKTAYSTTYTVPMELMKRERTAAAASPAPSPHGSPQLLRRGGLPGDGSLAPTGPVFPAQLPPYAKLSRRTGPPVIVSTMASPETSIRPQIMNGPMHPRPLVALLDGRDCTVEMPILKDLATVAFCDAQSTQEIHEKVLNEAVGAMMYHTITLTREDLEKFKALRVIVRIGSGYDNIDIKAAGELGIAVCNIPSAAVEETADSTVCHVLNLYRRNTWLYQALREGTRVQSVEQIREVASGAARIRGETLGLIGFGRTAQAVAVRAKAFGFNVIFYDPYLQDGIERSLGVQRVYTLQDLLYQSDCVSLHCNLNEHNHHLINDFTIKQMRQGAFLVNTARGGLVDEKALTQALKEGRIRGAALDVHESEPFSFAQGPLKDAPNLICTPHTAWYSEQASLEMREAAATEIRRAITGRIPDSLRNCVNKEFFVTTAPWSVIDQQAIHPELNGATYRYPPGMVTVAPGGIPAAMEGIIPGGIPVTHNLPTVAHPSQAPSPNQPTKHGDNREHPNEQ